In one window of Spartobacteria bacterium DNA:
- a CDS encoding efflux RND transporter periplasmic adaptor subunit, which yields MHRLLFRWIAWFIVLMGTGGSLYAATPRVKTWVAAPASPTITWQLPALLTAPSASKQAFQVGGKIAQLFADTGDQVKEGDILAQLDSHDYKNAEDQARAGLEQAKANQVDVDASYGRIMKLAEKQFVDASQVDSITADKQVAHQKVIQLSKQVDEASRQLSYTTLRAPFDGTIAERVVSASEVVAAGQPIFVMANEKIEITASLPPSLVGKAADIASAHVVVPCLSTQSVPAEIIAVGKIAVSPTLTFPVRARTQASDKTDYLPGMTALLNIDVLRHLPEKSFILPGSAIDSDPSGSSFIWLVDKGNSTVYKRKIQLGTSVENGVIVTQGLRKGDVVVIAGIHHLTEGLAVTPVVQQLSN from the coding sequence ATGCACAGGTTATTGTTTCGGTGGATTGCGTGGTTCATCGTATTAATGGGCACGGGCGGTTCGTTGTACGCGGCGACTCCTCGTGTAAAAACGTGGGTTGCGGCACCAGCTTCCCCGACGATTACGTGGCAGCTGCCTGCGCTGCTGACTGCTCCATCGGCATCTAAGCAGGCTTTTCAGGTGGGCGGGAAAATCGCACAGCTTTTTGCTGATACGGGCGACCAGGTAAAAGAAGGAGATATACTGGCTCAACTGGATAGTCACGATTACAAGAATGCCGAGGATCAGGCACGGGCCGGATTGGAACAGGCCAAAGCCAATCAGGTTGACGTGGATGCCTCTTACGGTCGCATTATGAAGCTGGCTGAAAAACAGTTCGTGGATGCCAGTCAGGTGGATAGTATCACGGCTGATAAACAGGTGGCTCATCAGAAAGTGATCCAATTGTCCAAGCAAGTGGACGAAGCAAGCCGGCAGCTTTCCTATACGACACTGCGGGCGCCCTTCGACGGAACCATTGCAGAACGCGTCGTCAGCGCATCGGAAGTGGTGGCAGCCGGCCAACCCATTTTTGTGATGGCAAATGAAAAGATTGAAATTACTGCGTCACTTCCGCCATCGCTTGTCGGAAAGGCAGCAGACATTGCGTCGGCACATGTTGTTGTGCCATGTCTTTCGACCCAGTCTGTTCCAGCTGAGATCATCGCCGTGGGAAAGATTGCCGTATCTCCAACCCTGACTTTTCCGGTTCGGGCGCGTACACAAGCATCAGATAAAACGGATTATCTTCCGGGTATGACGGCTCTACTAAATATTGATGTGCTACGTCATCTCCCTGAAAAATCCTTTATTCTACCCGGCAGCGCCATTGATTCCGATCCGAGCGGCTCGAGTTTTATCTGGTTGGTGGACAAGGGCAACAGCACGGTTTATAAACGAAAAATTCAATTGGGCACCAGCGTGGAAAATGGGGTTATCGTAACGCAAGGGTTACGCAAGGGCGACGTGGTGGTCATCGCAGGAATCCACCATCTTACCGAGGGACTGGCGGTAACTCCCGTAGTGCAGCAACTCAGTAACTAA